The Alistipes megaguti sequence GACTTACAGCAGCGGGAACTGCTGCCGACTTTCACGGCATTCCCTTTTCATCACGCCGGGTCTGCCCGACCCTTTGTGAACCTTTGCGGTGCAAAGTTACAAAATAAATTCGTATCTTTGCCCCGCAAACCTAAAAAACATGAAATCATGAAGCACGCTTACGTGTTCCCGGGCCAGGGCGCCCAGGCCGTCGGGATGGGCAAGGACCTCTACGACAACGTTCCCGAAGCAAAGGAACTCTTCGAGAAAGCCAACGAAATACTTGGATTCCGCATCACGGACATCATGTTCGCCGGAACCGACGAGGAGCTCAAACAGACCAAGGTTACCCAACCGGCCGTATTCCTCCACTCGGTGATCATGGCCAAGGCCCTCGGCGTAAAACCCGATGCCGTTGCCGGTCACTCGCTCGGTGAGTTCTCGGCGCTGGTCGTTGCCGGAGCCCTTTCGTTCGAGGACGGTCTGAAGCTCGTCTCGAAACGTGCCATGGCCATGCAGGCCGCCTGCGAGGCTCAGCCCGGTACGATGGCTGCCATCCTCGGTCTGGAGGACAAGGTCGTTGAGGAGATCTGCGCTTCGACCGACGGTGTGGTCGTTGCCGCCAACTACAACTGCCCGGGACAGCTGGTAA is a genomic window containing:
- the fabD gene encoding ACP S-malonyltransferase, which codes for MKHAYVFPGQGAQAVGMGKDLYDNVPEAKELFEKANEILGFRITDIMFAGTDEELKQTKVTQPAVFLHSVIMAKALGVKPDAVAGHSLGEFSALVVAGALSFEDGLKLVSKRAMAMQAACEAQPGTMAAILGLEDKVVEEICASTDGVVVAANYNCPGQLVISGAVEAVEAACEKAKAAGARRALRLPVGGAFHSPLMEPAKQELEKAIHEAPFQTPSCPIYQNVDAKPYTDPAAIKANLIAQLTAPVRWTYIVKNMLADGVTEFTELGPGTVLQGLIRKVDANANVESKSTL